TGCGTCGGTCTGCTTCAGTGCTTTCTCGGTTTTGTccttgttctttttcttcttcatggaGAAGAGAAGGGGGAAAACGACCCAACACAAATGAAGAGTAGTCAGAGGCCACGAATCATAAGTCATGTAAAAGTATTATAGCTTGAATTCTATGTTTCTGCTATTGTGCCTTATATTCACACTTACTTTTGTGGGTCTGGAGCTGAGTGGACTTGTCAGGAAATGGGAAGGGTCTGATGAGCTTTGTAGTTGGATGGGGTTGGGAAAGTGGTGTAACTAATTATCATCTTTGTTTGTTTCTTAAGAAAGTAGAAGTAAACTCTTTCttggatatataaatgtttagtCAAGACTGTTACTTACAGAATATCTGGATAGTTGAGAATGATCGTGCTGAGAAGTCGTATTAGCTTAAAATACTTGAAAATTCAGAGAAGATTAATTGTTGAGAAAGAAAGGTGAGTGGAGATTATGAAGGAACAATCCATTGACCTGAATTTTAACATGGCATGATGAGAGGTCTGAATTCTTTGTATACATGCTCGAGCATGTGGCATTTAAGTGGGCAGTCAATTTGCTGagattaaatataaagttaGTTGTGTATAGTGGCTCAGGTACGTAATCTCCACAAAGAATAAAACTGCTTTTTTAACTCGATAATTTCGCATTCAAAGTCCAAACGGAAGCATGCTTGACCAAGGAGAAAAGCACTGAAACACATCATAACCAGAGCAGCATTTACTGCAACATGACATAAACATAGAAACTGAAGATATCTCACTGATTACAAATGCGGAATAAGCCATAATAGTTTTCTTTAGAATTTCAGCATGCCATGAAATTCTAGTAGTCACATTTTTACCTCTTTTAGCAAGAAGAAAGACACCACAATGCGATTCCTCAAAGGCTCAAACCACTACCAAAGATACCGCTTTTTATTGAGCACTTTCGAAATTTGTATTTTCCTGTTGATGATTATGGTAATGTTTATTCTACACAACTTCCATTAAAGAATGAGTTGTAGGATACTTgctattagaataatattttgtgATGTCCATTTAAGGATTGAAACACATATCTGTGCTCTGCAATCGATCTGTACCAACGAGTGATAACCTGTTTTCATAAACATCAATATATCCAAATGCATTTGTACCAGGGGGACACTCAAGGGCAGCTTCAAGGACTCGATGGTGTATCCCACGGGAATCAATTGAATGGCCCCCTTGGTGATCATGGCCTGCTAGGCAAACTTTCACACAATTGTAACGGTGTATCACATCCATCACTTCATCATAATTCCAGAGAAGTGATTCTCGGGATGTGAGACCTGGATCCAGAGGCAGATGGCAACAGACAACCACTTTCTGTTTTAACTTTGTTGCATCTTGAAGTACTCCATCTAGCCATTCCAACTGTTCTTTCCCAACAGCTCCATTGTACATAAGAAATCTTCTAGCCATGCCCACCAGTCCATTTGGGCTGTTCTTCTCTGTATTTGGGTTTTTCTCCCTAAGAATATTTAGTGCTTCCAATGTATTTGGATGATCTTGAGGCCAACCAATTGCACTAATATCATAACCATCAAGCACAACAAATCTGTATTCTGGAATTGGTGAAAAATCATAGTATGCGTGTCCATCAACACTTGGAATATTCAGTAATGGAAGTAATTTGTCACGGGGAAGATTATAGAGGCAGTGATTACCAATCATGTGATAGACAGGGCCATTGAACTTCTCAAATTCATTGATGACTTCCTTCACAACATCAACAGATTGGTCTTTGGGACAACGCCCATCAACAATATCCCCAAAATTCATAACAAATTTAAGCTTTTGATGGTTGTTCCATTTTTGAACTGCCCTTTGCAAAACAAGAAGACTGTGCTGATAGTACCTGGGAATGCCAACGAACGAGTGACCATCAGGAATATCAGCATACTGGACATCAGCAATGACCCCAAAGGAGAAAAGAGGTCCCTTCCCTTGCAAACTTGTCACTCCATTTGCAGAGGCCATAATATGAGTAGCACCATTCCGTCCAAATGACATTGAAAACTGTTATTAGCCCCAGCAGTCTGAACATCACAATCAAAAGAGAACAATAATTTAATAGCAGTTGTGTAAAGTAATCTATTTACATGAGAgctcaaattataataatgaaatcAATTATTCAACCCACAGCCAGCAACCATATTCTCATCCACAGAGGCAAAAACCAAAGCAATATAAACATAAATGACTACAATTTTCAACTATGTCTAGCCTAAGTGCTTTTGCTTTCGCTTATGGTCACTCAAAGAAACTTGTTAGCATCTTCTCAGTTGAATGATGAAAATGA
Above is a genomic segment from Mangifera indica cultivar Alphonso chromosome 3, CATAS_Mindica_2.1, whole genome shotgun sequence containing:
- the LOC123211286 gene encoding manganese-dependent ADP-ribose/CDP-alcohol diphosphatase — translated: MSFGRNGATHIMASANGVTSLQGKGPLFSFGVIADVQYADIPDGHSFVGIPRYYQHSLLVLQRAVQKWNNHQKLKFVMNFGDIVDGRCPKDQSVDVVKEVINEFEKFNGPVYHMIGNHCLYNLPRDKLLPLLNIPSVDGHAYYDFSPIPEYRFVVLDGYDISAIGWPQDHPNTLEALNILREKNPNTEKNSPNGLVGMARRFLMYNGAVGKEQLEWLDGVLQDATKLKQKVVVCCHLPLDPGLTSRESLLWNYDEVMDVIHRYNCVKVCLAGHDHQGGHSIDSRGIHHRVLEAALECPPGTNAFGYIDVYENRLSLVGTDRLQSTDMCFNP